In Dromiciops gliroides isolate mDroGli1 chromosome 4, mDroGli1.pri, whole genome shotgun sequence, one DNA window encodes the following:
- the SLC35G6 gene encoding solute carrier family 35 member G6, with amino-acid sequence MYKGRRVLLAGSDQEFCAALGGAWRGSRGLPRPDPPNLGPTILQRPAAWWLGEGRPCASASGEQGLGRSGHTVPHCRSRCLALREKVAMRPSSLTLDDFTQPSPSPSPPGETREESLPWHQRCRPTDATKGLLVALLGGGLPAGFVGPFSRMAYQASHLPSLELLLCRCLFHLPIALFLKLRGCPLLGPAGNRHRAWLHALLNVLSIGCAYSAVLVVPAGNAATVRKGSSTVCSTLLALCLESQRLSSYDWCGLVGSTLGLLIIVGPGLGTLQQGSEGVYTALGYVLAVLGGLALALGLLVYRSLDFPSRLLTVTFLFGIVGVMGALPGLFLLQTPVIPHDPLSWSCVWAVGVLALVSFVCASYAVTMAHPALVCAVLHSEVVVALMLQYYVLCETVTPSDIMGAGVVLGSIAIITAQNLSCDREREGLKE; translated from the exons ATGTACAAAG GGAGGCGGGTGCTCCTAGCGGGTTCGGACCAAGAGTTCTGCGCCGCCCTGGGCGGAGCCTGGAGGGGGTCCCGGGGTCTTCCCCGCCCGGACCCCCCTAATCTGGGGCCCACAATCCTCCAGCGCCCCGCGGCCTGGTGGCTAGGGGAGGGCCGGCCGTGCGCGTCCGCGTCCGGGGAACAAGGCCTGGGCCGGTCGGG acacacCGTCCCCCACTGCCGCAGCCGCTGCCTGGCCTTGAGAgagaag GTTGCCATGCGCCCCTCCTCTTTGACCTTGGATGACTTCACCCAGCCATCACCGTCCCCCTCTCCACCAGGGGAGACAAGGGAGGAGAGCCTACCCTGGCACCAACGATGCCGCCCCACAGATGCCACCAAGGGGCTGCTTGTGGCACTGCTGGGTGGAGGCCTTCCTGCAGGCTTTGTGGGGCCCTTCTCTCGAATGGCCTATCAAGCCTCCCATCTACCCTCCCTTGAGCTTCTCCTTTGCCGATGCCTTTTCCACCTTCCCATCGCCTTGTTCCTCAAACTACGAGGTTGTCCACTGCTGGGGCCTGCAGGTAACCGACACAGAGCCTGGCTCCATGCCCTCCTCAACGTCCTCAGCATTGGTTGTGCCTACAGCGCCGTCCTGGTTGTACCCGCTGGCAATGCAGCCACTGTCCGCAAAGGTTCCTCCACCGTCTGTTCTACGCTCCTTGCCCTGTGTTTGGAGAGCCAGAGACTCAGTAGCTATGACTGGTGTGGCCTGGTCGGCAGCACCCTGGGCTTACTTATCATTGTGGGCCCAGGGCTGGGCACCCTACAGCAGGGATCAGAAGGGGTCTACACAGCACTTGGCTATGTGTTGGCTGTCTTAGGTGGCCTGGCCCTTGCCCTGGGGCTGTTGGTTTACAGATCCCTGGACTTCCCTTCCCGCCTACTGACTGTGACATTTCTCTTTGGTATTGTAGGGGTAATGGGGGCCTTGCCAGGGCTCTTCCTCTTGCAGACACCTGTGATACCCCATGACCCACTAAGTTGGAGCTGTGTCTGGGCTGTTGGGGTCCTGGCCCTGGTTTCATTTGTATGTGCCAGCTATGCTGTCACCATGGCCCACCCAGCACTGGTGTGTGCTGTGCTACATTCTGAGGTGGTGGTGGCATTGATGCTGCAGTACTATGTACTCTGTGAGACTGTGACACCATCCGACATCATGGGGGCAGGAGTTGTATTGGGTAGCATAGCCATCATCACTGCTCAGAATCTCAGTTGTGATCGAGAAAGAGAGGGTCTTAAGGAATGA